In Rissa tridactyla isolate bRisTri1 chromosome 8, bRisTri1.patW.cur.20221130, whole genome shotgun sequence, one genomic interval encodes:
- the ZDHHC4 gene encoding palmitoyltransferase ZDHHC4 isoform X1: MDFLTLFLIYLCFVLTAIALLCICSGRKEGFLARSANGASQVLSFIIPTQLQRVTQRALHRLFHTRSCLFVVLHIALQAAVYGEYTWEVFVYCWELQFHLLFLLLPYLLLAGNMGCFILCSRANPGVITKSNHASLVKIYEYDGVLFQKGIVCPTCNMEKPARSKHCRFCNTCVHRFDHHCVWVNNCIGAFNAKYFFLYLFTLTAMAATIAIITAAFLIQVVLLSNMMHGSYVDDQGQEHAVEILFLIQHLFLTFPRIVFMLGFVILLTLVLGAYCCFSLYLALTNQTSNEWCKSRRYGCSHHLTLQPHDRQVVYENIYSRGVWMNLKEIFKPPSALERKKKT, from the exons ATGGACTTTCTGACACTCTTCTTGATTTACTTGTGTTTTGTGCTCACTGCTATTGCTCTGCTCTGCATCTGCTCAGGAAGAAAGGAGGGTTTCCTCGCAAGAAGTGCCAATGGTGCAAGCCAG GTATTGTCGTTTATAATCCCCACGCAGCTCCAGAGAGTGACACAGAGGGCACTTCACAGGCTCTTCCACACAAG AAGCTGTTTGTTTGTTGTCCTGCACATAGCCTTGCAGGCTGCAGTGTATGGGGAATACACATGGGAAGTGTTTGTTTACTGCTGGGAGCTGCAGTtccacctcctcttcctgctgctgccctacctgctgctggctgggaacATGGGCTGCTTCATTCTCTGCTCCCGGGCCAATCCTG GTGTAATAACAAAATCAAATCATGCATCATTGGTTAAGATTTACGAATATGATGGTGTGTTATTTCAGAAAGGCATCGTGTGTCCTACGTGCAACATGGAGAAGCCAGCCAGATCAAAACACTGCC GTTTCTGCAATACATGTGTACATCGTTTTGATCACCACTGCGTGTGGGTCAACAACTGCATCGGTGCCTTCAATGCAAAGTATTTCTTCCTCTACCTCTTCACACTGACTGCTATGGCTGCCACCATTGCCATCATCACAGCAGCATTTCTCATCCAAGTGGTGCTGCTGTCCAATATGATGCATGGGAGTTACGTTGACGACCAAGGACAAGAGCATGCTGTGGAGATTCTCTTCCTTATTCAG caCCTTTTCTTGACTTTTCCTAGGATTGTCTTCATGCTTGGTTTTGTTATTCTTCTCACACTCGTACTGGGTGCTTACTGCTGCTTCAGTCTGTACTTGGCCTTAACCAACCAAACTTCCAATGAATGGTGTAAATCCAGACGATATGGGTGTTCCCACCATCTAACATTGCAGCCTCATGACAGACAAGTTGTCTACGAAAACATTTATTCTAGAGGAGTCTGGATGAATTTAAAGGAAATCTTTAAGCCCCCTTCAGcgttggaaagaaagaagaaaacatga
- the ZDHHC4 gene encoding palmitoyltransferase ZDHHC4 isoform X2, with product MDFLTLFLIYLCFVLTAIALLCICSGRKEGFLARSANGASQVLSFIIPTQLQRVTQRALHRLFHTSCLFVVLHIALQAAVYGEYTWEVFVYCWELQFHLLFLLLPYLLLAGNMGCFILCSRANPGVITKSNHASLVKIYEYDGVLFQKGIVCPTCNMEKPARSKHCRFCNTCVHRFDHHCVWVNNCIGAFNAKYFFLYLFTLTAMAATIAIITAAFLIQVVLLSNMMHGSYVDDQGQEHAVEILFLIQHLFLTFPRIVFMLGFVILLTLVLGAYCCFSLYLALTNQTSNEWCKSRRYGCSHHLTLQPHDRQVVYENIYSRGVWMNLKEIFKPPSALERKKKT from the exons ATGGACTTTCTGACACTCTTCTTGATTTACTTGTGTTTTGTGCTCACTGCTATTGCTCTGCTCTGCATCTGCTCAGGAAGAAAGGAGGGTTTCCTCGCAAGAAGTGCCAATGGTGCAAGCCAG GTATTGTCGTTTATAATCCCCACGCAGCTCCAGAGAGTGACACAGAGGGCACTTCACAGGCTCTTCCACACAAG CTGTTTGTTTGTTGTCCTGCACATAGCCTTGCAGGCTGCAGTGTATGGGGAATACACATGGGAAGTGTTTGTTTACTGCTGGGAGCTGCAGTtccacctcctcttcctgctgctgccctacctgctgctggctgggaacATGGGCTGCTTCATTCTCTGCTCCCGGGCCAATCCTG GTGTAATAACAAAATCAAATCATGCATCATTGGTTAAGATTTACGAATATGATGGTGTGTTATTTCAGAAAGGCATCGTGTGTCCTACGTGCAACATGGAGAAGCCAGCCAGATCAAAACACTGCC GTTTCTGCAATACATGTGTACATCGTTTTGATCACCACTGCGTGTGGGTCAACAACTGCATCGGTGCCTTCAATGCAAAGTATTTCTTCCTCTACCTCTTCACACTGACTGCTATGGCTGCCACCATTGCCATCATCACAGCAGCATTTCTCATCCAAGTGGTGCTGCTGTCCAATATGATGCATGGGAGTTACGTTGACGACCAAGGACAAGAGCATGCTGTGGAGATTCTCTTCCTTATTCAG caCCTTTTCTTGACTTTTCCTAGGATTGTCTTCATGCTTGGTTTTGTTATTCTTCTCACACTCGTACTGGGTGCTTACTGCTGCTTCAGTCTGTACTTGGCCTTAACCAACCAAACTTCCAATGAATGGTGTAAATCCAGACGATATGGGTGTTCCCACCATCTAACATTGCAGCCTCATGACAGACAAGTTGTCTACGAAAACATTTATTCTAGAGGAGTCTGGATGAATTTAAAGGAAATCTTTAAGCCCCCTTCAGcgttggaaagaaagaagaaaacatga